The proteins below are encoded in one region of Paenisporosarcina cavernae:
- a CDS encoding ABC transporter ATP-binding protein, translated as MAILKLEEITKVYEGKVTHRALHQFNLDIEKGEFVAIMGPSGSGKTTLLNIISTIDSPTFGSVTLDQVQPEEMTKQELALFRRRKLGFVFQDFHLLQMLTVEENIILPLTLDGKSVDFMKKRVEELQEKLDLTSILSKRPNELSGGQAQRTAIARALIHQPTFILADEPTGNLDSKASRDVMELLVKINQEQNTTIVMVTHDPIAASHCDRVIFIKDGEFFNEIYSDDRRQTFFQRILNVLSLLGGNVNDLSTVRLP; from the coding sequence ATGGCGATACTGAAACTTGAAGAAATTACGAAAGTGTACGAAGGGAAAGTAACCCATCGTGCACTTCATCAATTTAACTTGGATATTGAAAAAGGGGAGTTTGTCGCAATCATGGGACCGTCCGGTAGCGGCAAAACCACACTTCTAAATATTATTTCCACTATAGACTCGCCAACATTTGGCTCTGTGACGCTTGATCAAGTACAACCAGAGGAAATGACTAAACAAGAGTTAGCGCTTTTCCGGCGGAGAAAATTGGGCTTTGTGTTTCAAGACTTTCATTTACTTCAAATGTTGACGGTGGAAGAAAATATCATCTTACCTTTAACGCTCGATGGAAAATCGGTGGATTTTATGAAGAAAAGAGTGGAAGAGCTGCAGGAAAAACTCGATTTAACTTCTATCCTCTCTAAACGTCCAAATGAATTATCCGGTGGACAAGCGCAGAGGACAGCAATTGCACGTGCGTTAATTCACCAACCGACGTTTATCCTTGCAGATGAACCAACAGGGAACCTTGATTCGAAAGCTTCTCGTGATGTGATGGAGCTACTTGTGAAAATAAACCAAGAGCAGAATACGACAATTGTGATGGTAACGCATGATCCAATCGCCGCAAGTCACTGCGACCGGGTAATATTTATTAAAGATGGAGAGTTTTTTAACGAGATTTATAGTGATGATCGGAGACAAACTTTTTTCCAACGCATCTTGAATGTGCTTAGCCTTCTTGGAGGAAACGTCAATGACCTTTCAACAGTTCGCTTACCGTAA